TAATCACTATACTGTTCTGAGAAATCACCCTTCTAAAAGTCTTacagcaataatattgttgAAATGTTTACAAAACTTCAGGACTATGCCTtttctggcatcactcattctgttctgggggcacctgtgaatactacttgttacattaaaaagattgtgaactgcgccataaagcagtctggcaaagtccccgacaaagtgttgtaaagcgcatttgaatatgtccacatagaaaatgcgcaatataaatgcattaccattaccattaccattatgGTAAGAGCTAAgctttgaaggcatagattttCAAATAGCTTGCGAGTGGCAGGAGTCGCGTACGAACGTCAAAGGGTCGGAAACCGtgtaaaacaatttctttttaaccaaatatcgttgaccaaaacgccagaaatacctcatcccgcagattcggagaacaccgcaataacgcaatttcaaattaaaattaccgaaataccgcatgaaaaattgaccaataccgcaataccgcaaaccccaatgtccccctccttaATAAGCTCGACCGCTAATTTTGACCTCAAGACAAAGCGCAGACAAAAACTTCGTGACCCAAGCGCAAAAGGTTATCGGAGTAGTTTAGAACTGAATTTTTTAGCACCATGGCAACATGACGTCACGCTTTAGAACTCTATTGTGGCAGCGTAATTAACTGTCCGCCCACAGATCTTTTTCTTGAGTGATTTTAAACAATAACGCAAGAATTTAAGTGCTTTGACCTTCCAACAAAGAAAAGCGTGACCTACGCGCTTTTGATCATCTGCATTGTTTAGAACTGAGTTTTTAGCgccatggcaacgtgacgtcacactttagGACTCTATCCACCCTGGTTTGTTTTTGAACGCCCTCACTGTAAAGCAAATACTCCCTATAGTTTCGTTTTGGCATCAGCGTGCTTGCAAAATCCTTGCGGGATTAGAATAGTCTTAAGGGAACGAGcgagaaaatattttacagcagtTCGTTAGCTTGTTTgttcgaaaacaatgaaaaggtggATTAAAACAGATAATGCCCTCACGGGAATTCCTGCCAAATTAATACCACTCTTTAGCGCTTGTAAAAATTGCTGCTCTGAGCgaacaaataaatatattgaaTTTTATTGTGGGATTGTTTTGTCCCGCCACTCCATtgcttttttcattattattaagtttttaatttttttgccatGGCCGAAGGAAGGTTTCGCTTCCCGCAAACAGTCGAGCAAGACGAACTTTGATCATGAGTTCAAAGAGAATAATATATGGGTGCGCGCAGATATCGAATTTCTCTTCGAGAGTTCACCTCgatatctcacaagtgagcgCAGCGGCTGAGTAAGATGTCgcgttgaacacgagaagagaaattccatatctccaatcagccatgtattattttgtttattacataaacatcttactaacaagaaaaagCCGACTTAATTTACGTTTTAAAAAGAGGACGCAGTGACTAGGCATTCATTCATAGCGCTAATTAGAGCGAGTGGCGCGTCAACAGCTGATTGGTTACCTCGAACACACGTTGTGACAACCAAGCATTTCACACTCTGCTGGTGGTGAATCGCGACCTACAAAAAGACGCCAGTTTCGCCACAGTCTAATCAGAATCGTGAACGAACGATCAAATGCAGAATGGTCGACTTCACGGCAATCAAGGAACTGCTAATTCCCAAAACTTTGAACAAGTTGACATATGTAATGgttgttttttggtttgtagTAGGTACCACACTGTGTGTAGTATTCTCAGAGATGGACATCAGTAAATCCAATGACGATATTCATTGTGTGGCAGGGAACAACCCGAACATCGCTTTCATTCGTGGAAAATGCTCTGATCAGTACCGGATACAAAATCACAAGCTCGGTTTTCCTCCTTACCTCTTTGTCATTGTAAATGTGCTCCTTATTCTACTTGTGCCCGTCTTCTACTCTCAAACTGTCAAGTCAACAGTCGATGAACTCGAACGTAACCCTCAAGATGAAGAAGCCCAAGTACAACCCAGGAATCGAAAACGAACTCTTTTCATCGCATACCTTTGTCAACTCATTATTAGCCTTGTTTTGGAGATAACTTTCATCGCCTTGTTAGAAACGCATCTATTTTATCCCAAGAACTTTCCCTCAGACTTTTCTTGTTCTATCGAAACTCCTTCGTTCAACCGAACACAGTCTACCAATATATTTAACTGTTCCAATCAAGGAGCGGGTTATAAAAATGTCTGGATGAAAGTTGTGACAGCGGCGAATGTAATCTTCGCAATTTCTGCTTTTCTGGAGATTCTTTGTATCTTGTCGCGACGGAGACATGGAAAAGAATTCATGGAAAACTGGCGGTTTCATGCTGATCATTTGAAATCTAACTATGGCGAACGGCACCCAGGAACACCAGAACCGACTCCATCAACTCCAGAGCCTTCCAAAGACCCAGAGCACGCTCTAGCGGAAACGGTTTTACAAAGTGCCATACAGACACTCAGAGAGAATTACTTGCGGGACACAGAGAAGCCCACCGATCTTAAACAACCTTTTGGACGACCAAATCCCGGCGAAGGATGCTGTCTTGATCTCAAAATGGACGAGATCTATGTCAATGTAGCAATCCATGAAGACAGAGCTCACCATTATTTTGCGAAAGATAGGCAGGAACAACTCAAACAATACCCACCAAATGCCAAGGACTGCAAATTCGTAAAAGCAGAGGATATTCTTGACAAACGTCACAagaatgttctcgttgttggccgTCCAGGGATAGGAAAGACCTCATTAACCACCAAGATGGGTCGACTTTGGGCATCTGGTGAAGCCtttaatgaagatgaaaattaCAAGGTTGTCTTCCTCGTGAAGTTTAGGCGTTTCAATGACGGCGCAAAGCTGAGCCTTCGCGAACTGTTGGCTGGCGCAGAAACAGTCCAACGTTTGGATGATTCTGTTTGGGAATTTGTCCAAAACGAACCTACCAAAGTTCTTTTTATCTTTGATGGACtggatgaatattcaagaaaagaggaaatGAACACTCAAGAAGATTACAAGAACAatgtggaagaaaagatgccCATTTCCGTTTTGTATAAGAAACTGGCGATGGGAAAACTGCTTCGTGGTGCGAGCATACTCGCGACAACACGACCAACTGCTGTGAAATATGTTAAAGATGTCAACTTTCAAAGAACAGTCGAAATTCTCGGATTTACGTCCGAGAATGTCCAAGACTATGTTAAGAATTTTACTCGAGGTAACCCCGAAGCAATGGAGAAAATGTGGgaacacatcaagtccaacattaacctgttttcattttgctacgTCCCGATgaactgttttctcatttgccactgcttgctTCAAATCATCCTTTCTGAGTCTTCCCAAGCACTGCCAACAAAGATGACGGAGATTTATAAAATTACAGTAAAGATGTTATTGTTCAATCACAACAGAGAAGCTTTCTCTCCAGAAAAACTCGAAGAGCTCAAGTCAACGCACATGTATGAACCATTTGAAAAGTTCCCTGAAGAAGTTCAAAAAATCTTGAACAGTCTTGGAGaaatcgcttttaaagggattgaagaaggaagactgctctttgaatcaagcgaagtcagtgggttggaagattgcggactgcttcacaaaTTGCCAGACCTAAAACCGAAAGCATTGGGTAATCCGCCaaagtcccaattctgttttactcacctgacggtgcaagaattctttgccgcaaagcATCTGGTGGACCGCACCAAGACAAATCAGGAAATAGAAGAATTTGTTTGGAAGTATATCAATAACGGCACATGGCAAGTGGTACTGCAGTTCGCAGCCGGACTGCTGAAGAGCTCACTAAGTACCGACCTTTTCATCAAGCTGTTGCCGGACTCGACTGAGAAGAGAAAAAACCGTGAGTCTTCAGAACCAAAAACACTGACCTCTTGGCCAGCgacaaaagaagacaaagatCTAGCTGTGCAAGTATGTAAGTGTCTCTACGAGATTAACGACGAAAACCAGCAGCcagtattacaaaacaaaatagagaaaattaaattcaacgcGGTTAATTTTAGTGAATGTTCACTCGCACCGattgatgttgctgctgttttacatttcttagaaaatgcTGAAGAAGTTTTGTACATTAATTTGTACCGAAATCGTTTGGAACACTTCGGTGTGAACGAAGTACAAAACTTTATTGTTAACAGGGATAGCAAACTAAAATGGTTAAACCTCGGTGATAACTGCATGCCCGAAAACGCAGTGAAGGATTTCGCtgaagcacttaagcacagtaattttAAACTAAAAGAATTACAACTCAATCGTAACGGCTtgaccgacaacgcagcgaaggatttcgctgcagcacttcagcacagtaattgtaaactagaatcgttagacctcagttataacgagttcaccgacaacgcagcgaaggagtTCGCtgaagcacttaagcacagtaattgtaaactaaaatcgttataCCTCCGTAgtaacttcaccgacaacgcagcgaagtaTTTgactgcagcacttgagcacagtgattgtaaactaaaatcgttaacCCATAATTATACcctcaccgacaacgcagcgaagtaTTACGCTGCAGCACTtatgcacagtaattgtaaactagaatcgttaaacCTCAGTTttaacaagttcaccgacaacgcagcgaaggatttcgctgcagcacttaagcacggTAATTGTAAACTGGAATCATTATTCCTCAGAGAGAACAACTtgaccgacaacgcagcgaaggatttggCTGAAgtacttaagcacagtaattgtaaactagaatcgttaagTCTCGGTtataacaacttcaccgacaacgcagcgaaggatttcgctgcagcacttgcgcacagtaattgtaaactaaaatcgttataCCTCAGTGAGAAcgacttcaccgacaacgcagcgaaggatttcgctgcagcacttgcgcacagtaattgtaaactagaatcgttatacctcagtggtaacaagttcaccgacaccggagcgaaggatttcgctgcagcacttgcgcacagtaattgtaaactagaatcgttatacctcagtggtaacaagttcaccgacaacgcagcgaaggatttcgctgcagcacttgcgcacagtaattgtaaactagaatcgttatacctcagtcgtaacaagttcaccgacaacgcagcgaaggatttcacTGCAGCACTTgcgcacagtaattgtaaactagaatggTTAGACCTCAGTggtaacaagttcaccgacaacgcagcgaaggatttcgctacagcacttaagcacagtaattgtaaactaaaatcgttaagCCTCAGGGATAACAACTTCACAGAAAACACTTTTTAAAATGCATTTGGTTctca
The nucleotide sequence above comes from Acropora muricata isolate sample 2 chromosome 12, ASM3666990v1, whole genome shotgun sequence. Encoded proteins:
- the LOC136893683 gene encoding NACHT, LRR and PYD domains-containing protein 9-like, with product MVDFTAIKELLIPKTLNKLTYVMVVFWFVVGTTLCVVFSEMDISKSNDDIHCVAGNNPNIAFIRGKCSDQYRIQNHKLGFPPYLFVIVNVLLILLVPVFYSQTVKSTVDELERNPQDEEAQVQPRNRKRTLFIAYLCQLIISLVLEITFIALLETHLFYPKNFPSDFSCSIETPSFNRTQSTNIFNCSNQGAGYKNVWMKVVTAANVIFAISAFLEILCILSRRRHGKEFMENWRFHADHLKSNYGERHPGTPEPTPSTPEPSKDPEHALAETVLQSAIQTLRENYLRDTEKPTDLKQPFGRPNPGEGCCLDLKMDEIYVNVAIHEDRAHHYFAKDRQEQLKQYPPNAKDCKFVKAEDILDKRHKNVLVVGRPGIGKTSLTTKMGRLWASGEAFNEDENYKVVFLVKFRRFNDGAKLSLRELLAGAETVQRLDDSVWEFVQNEPTKVLFIFDGLDEYSRKEEMNTQEDYKNNVEEKMPISVLYKKLAMGKLLRGASILATTRPTAVKYVKDVNFQRTVEILGFTSENVQDYVKNFTRGNPEAMEKMWEHIKSNINLFSFCYVPMNCFLICHCLLQIILSESSQALPTKMTEIYKITVKMLLFNHNREAFSPEKLEELKSTHMYEPFEKFPEEVQKILNSLGEIAFKGIEEGRLLFESSEVSGLEDCGLLHKLPDLKPKALGNPPKSQFCFTHLTVQEFFAAKHLVDRTKTNQEIEEFVWKYINNGTWQVVLQFAAGLLKSSLSTDLFIKLLPDSTEKRKNRESSEPKTLTSWPATKEDKDLAVQVCKCLYEINDENQQPVLQNKIEKIKFNAVNFSECSLAPIDVAAVLHFLENAEEVLYINLYRNRLEHFGVNEVQNFIVNRDSKLKWLNLGDNCMPENAVKDFAEALKHSNFKLKELQLNRNGLTDNAAKDFAAALQHSNCKLESLDLSYNEFTDNAAKEFAEALKHSNCKLKSLYLRSNFTDNAAKYLTAALEHSDCKLKSLTHNYTLTDNAAKYYAAALMHSNCKLESLNLSFNKFTDNAAKDFAAALKHGNCKLESLFLRENNLTDNAAKDLAEVLKHSNCKLESLSLGYNNFTDNAAKDFAAALAHSNCKLKSLYLSENDFTDNAAKDFAAALAHSNCKLESLYLSGNKFTDTGAKDFAAALAHSNCKLESLYLSGNKFTDNAAKDFAAALAHSNCKLESLYLSRNKFTDNAAKDFTAALAHSNCKLEWLDLSGNKFTDNAAKDFATALKHSNCKLKSLSLRDNNFTENTF